TAATTACTTTTCCATTAAAGATGTTGTAGAAAGGGGAAGGTTTGCCCATATTGTTTTAGAAAATGGTGAAGAAATAGCTACTATTCAGCGGGAACGGACTATTCGCAACACAATTCTCTTTTCCCAGCTAGTCTATAGTAAATGGCGGCAGGTTTATGTAAATCCCTATGTTAAAGGGGTGGGAAAGGAACTGTACAATTCAGCTAAGTTAGAGATGATTAGAAATATAATGGAAGATGAATTAGATTATTAGTAACAATTTTCTCCTTTCCCTTTAAGTTTTTTCTTTTTTTACCGATATATTATTTATAACAAATATATTTTATGGGGGGAAAAAGATGCTGAATAATCCTTATCAACAATATCGTCAAACTCAAATACAAACAGCTTCACCGGGGGAATTGGTTTTAATGTTATACAATGGTGCAATCAAAAACATCAACCTTGCTTTAGAACATTTAGGCAGAGGAGAAAAGGAAGAATTTCGCCAAAAAATCGATAAAGCACTGGATATAGTTACAGAATTGATGGTAAATTTAAAACCAGAAGGAGGAGAAATTACTAAAAATTTAAGTTCGTTATATGATTTCGTGATCAATAGGTTAATTACCGGTAGTGCTAAATATGATGAAAAGGAAATAAAAGAAGGTCTAAGTATTATTACTGGACTTAGAGATACCTGGAAAGAGATGTTAGAAGGAACTAAGAAAAAGCTGGAATAAATTTATTGAAGAATAAATAAAATATTTTAAGAAAAATCCTTTTATTTTGTACAGAATAGAAGGATTTTTCAAATTTATGGTGAATATTATTAATTAACACCTAATAAAAGGAGTTGAGGTATCTATGAAGATTATTACAAGGGGTAAAAACATTCCAGTAACAGAAGGATTAAAGCAACATGTAGAAAAGAGGATTGGCAAGTTAGAAAAGTATTTTGATGAAAATACCGAAGCTCAAGTTACTTTAAGTGTAACCAAAGATTCCCATATTGTAGAGGTAACGGTGTTACTAAACGGTGGATTATTGTTAAGGGCAGAGGAAGAATCTCAAGATATGTACGCTTCCATCGATATGGTAATAGAAAAGTTAGAAAGGCAAACGAGGAAATATAAAACCCGGGTAAATAGAAAAGCCCGACAAGAAAGCATCAAAGACATTATCGGGGATTCTGCCGTTAAGGTAGAAGAAGATATAGATGAACCTAAAGTCGTTAGAGTTAAAAAATTTAATATGAAACCCATGGTTGTAGAAGAGGCTATTTTACAGATGGATTTATTAGGCCATGACTTCTTTGTCTTTGTAAATGGAGAAACCGATGATATTAATGTAGTTTATCGCAGGAAAAATGGGGATTACGGTTTAATTGAGCCTCAATATTAAAAAATGACCCAGTGCTCAGCACTGGGTTTTTTAAGGAAGGTGATTTTAATGGAAAAGAAACTTTATAGAAGTAAAAAAGATAAGGTATTAAGTGGGGTATGTGGAGGGCTAGGAGAATATTTGAAGATTGATCCTGTACTTATCCGCCTCCTTTGGGTAATAGTTGCTGCCACCACTTCAGGAGGGGCAATATTAGCTTATATCATCGCAGCTATTATAATCCCTGAATCCCCTGAAGAACAAAGGGAACATAGTGAAGAAAAAATAGATGATGAGATAGTAGGGGAAGGCACTAGGGAAGAAAAAGGGAGTTCCGTTGGAGGGAAAATTTTAGGGATAGGTTTAATTTTAATCGGTGCTTTTTTGTTAAGTAGAAACTTTGTTGATCTTTCTTGGCTATTGAGACTAAACTTTAAGATGTTTATAAATTACGCCCGTTATATTTTCCCCAGCATCTTGATAATCTTAGGTTTTTATCTTATTATTAAAAAGGATTAAAAAGGAGGGGTTGTTTTGGAAAAAAGACTTTATCGTTCCAAAAAGAACAAAATGTTAGCTGGTGTTTGTGGTGGAATCGCTGAGTATTTTAACATTGATCCAACTTTAATTAGGCTTTTATGGGTACTATTTGCCTTAATGGCCGGTGGTGGACTTATAGCTTATATCATAGCAGCGATTATTATCCCATCTGAAATGTAATCAAATTTCAGCAGATACAAAGGTAAAACATGGTTTAAAACTTAAGCCGTGTTTTTTC
This window of the Anaerobranca californiensis DSM 14826 genome carries:
- the fliS gene encoding flagellar export chaperone FliS: MLNNPYQQYRQTQIQTASPGELVLMLYNGAIKNINLALEHLGRGEKEEFRQKIDKALDIVTELMVNLKPEGGEITKNLSSLYDFVINRLITGSAKYDEKEIKEGLSIITGLRDTWKEMLEGTKKKLE
- the hpf gene encoding ribosome hibernation-promoting factor, HPF/YfiA family; the encoded protein is MKIITRGKNIPVTEGLKQHVEKRIGKLEKYFDENTEAQVTLSVTKDSHIVEVTVLLNGGLLLRAEEESQDMYASIDMVIEKLERQTRKYKTRVNRKARQESIKDIIGDSAVKVEEDIDEPKVVRVKKFNMKPMVVEEAILQMDLLGHDFFVFVNGETDDINVVYRRKNGDYGLIEPQY
- a CDS encoding PspC domain-containing protein; its protein translation is MEKKLYRSKKDKVLSGVCGGLGEYLKIDPVLIRLLWVIVAATTSGGAILAYIIAAIIIPESPEEQREHSEEKIDDEIVGEGTREEKGSSVGGKILGIGLILIGAFLLSRNFVDLSWLLRLNFKMFINYARYIFPSILIILGFYLIIKKD
- a CDS encoding PspC domain-containing protein; amino-acid sequence: MEKRLYRSKKNKMLAGVCGGIAEYFNIDPTLIRLLWVLFALMAGGGLIAYIIAAIIIPSEM